AGGGATTGTCGGTACTGATTGTGAAGTTTCATATCAGCATTGTGGCCTGTGATAGACCCCAGGGAAAATTACTACTAGGCGCTTAGATCCATACTTTGATTCGCTACTGAATGCTGATCAGGAGTGCAATTACTACGTGTATACACCTGAAAATCTCATCTAGAGCGAGCCTTCGCCTGCCAAAGTGGATGGAAATTCCAGCCAGTGCGCACTTGGTATGGAAGCTCAAGGGTTGCTACTGCTCAGCTACCGTACAGGACATCATTACATTAACGATCGTAACAATTAATTTCAGTAAGAGTCTGCTCTCCCCAAAAGCAGCCTCGCAAGTGTAGCGTACAATCTGTAACAATTGTTCGCCATTAACCATTGTTCACACTTAGAAGTTGAAGGATTATGCATACTCTCAATCACACCCTAGAAGATGCTTTGCTAGAGGCAGATGGTCGTTACTTAAGCGTTTCTGAACTCTCGTCCCTAGAGCGCTATGTTCACAGTTATGCGGCTCGCCTCAATACTTATCAGCAGTTACGCGACCAATCAGAAACCTTGATTAAACATGCGTTACGTCAACTTGCCCAAGAATACCCTGAGTTGATTCGACAGCATGGGCAGCGTTGCATCTATGACATGACTGAGGTGGTACGCTACATTGCCTTGTCTATCTTGCGCGACGATGAAATCTTCTTCAAAGAGCAAATGATGTCATGGCTCGACACCATCCTTACAGCTCATCGCAAAACAACTCAATGCACTAAGGCGTATCAGTATCTACAAGCTGCTATTGTTGACAAACTACCAGCTACTACGAGCAGTTTAGTGCGTCCGTTTTTAGAGATTGTCATTAATACCTTGCAATCCCATGCATAACTTCTTACCCATCATTTCTATGAGGCATGACCCATGAACACTACTCAACCTATTACTGTTAGTCGTCGTTCTAGCTTAGAAGAGCGACAAGCTGCCCTAACGCAGATCTATCGCCAAGTGCTCGAGCGCCAACCCTATGCCTATGAGCGCAAAGCGCTTGCCCAAATAGAAAAAGACTTCCTGCGCGACAAGATTGGCGTGCGCCGATTTCTCAAAGAACTAGGGCATTCTGAGGTCTATCTCAACGCCTTCTACCACACATCGTCTAATTTGAAGTTTCTTGAACTCTGCTTCAAGCATTTTATGGGGCGAGCACTTGCCGATGAAGATGAGATGAAGTTTTACTGCAACTTATTGATGACTAGAGGGGTAAATGGTCTGGTGACTGCCATTTTAGACTCTGAGGAATATCGTAAGGTGTTTGGCTGCTTCACCGTGCCCTATGCGCGCACAGAGACCTACTATGCATCGCCAAAGGCGTATCTAGAGAATGAGTCTCTTACCCACGAGTATATT
The sequence above is drawn from the Cyanobacteriota bacterium genome and encodes:
- a CDS encoding phycobilisome protein, whose product is MHTLNHTLEDALLEADGRYLSVSELSSLERYVHSYAARLNTYQQLRDQSETLIKHALRQLAQEYPELIRQHGQRCIYDMTEVVRYIALSILRDDEIFFKEQMMSWLDTILTAHRKTTQCTKAYQYLQAAIVDKLPATTSSLVRPFLEIVINTLQSHA
- a CDS encoding phycobilisome rod-core linker polypeptide, with translation MNTTQPITVSRRSSLEERQAALTQIYRQVLERQPYAYERKALAQIEKDFLRDKIGVRRFLKELGHSEVYLNAFYHTSSNLKFLELCFKHFMGRALADEDEMKFYCNLLMTRGVNGLVTAILDSEEYRKVFGCFTVPYARTETYYASPKAYLENESLTHEYIGQRGWVVPTMIWHHLGLNCDAGVCRHPEADEVLDPPLSEDIDRLEQELIAMIQTADASRARTVLSSLSPAQRRLLRQAIR